One part of the Suncus etruscus isolate mSunEtr1 chromosome 2, mSunEtr1.pri.cur, whole genome shotgun sequence genome encodes these proteins:
- the LOC126001079 gene encoding NPC intracellular cholesterol transporter 2-like: MHSLAIPCLLLGLFTCALTEPVKYEDCGNPEIGVLKELYVTPCPKEPCILKKGQTYLVNVTFVSNTNSQSSIAEANGIPLNVLIPFYIPEPDGCKSGITCPIKKGHTYSYISELPVMRVYPSMWMDMEWKLLNDENQDLFCWIIPVRIKS, encoded by the coding sequence ATGCACTCCCTGGCCATTCCGTGCTTGCTCCTGGGGCTCTTTACCTGCGCTCTAACTGAACCGGTGAAGTATGAGGACTGCGGCAACCCGGAGATTGGAGTTCTAAAGGAATTATATGTGACTCCTTGTCCTAAAGAGCCCTGCATACTGAAAAAAGGACAGACCTACCTTGTCAATGTTACTTTTGTCAGTAATACGAATTCTCAAAGCAGCATAGCAGAGGCGAATGGTATTCCCTTGAACGTGTTAATTCCCTTTTATATTCCTGAACCAGATGGTTGTAAGAGTGGAATTACCTGCCCCATCAAAAAAGGCCATACCTACAGCTACATTAGTGAGCTACCAGTGATGCGTGTATACCCGtctatgtggatggacatggagtgGAAACTTCTTAATGACGAAAACCAAGATCTTTTCTGCTGGATCATACCAGTAAGGATTAAATCCTAG